Genomic segment of Leptidea sinapis chromosome 30, ilLepSina1.1, whole genome shotgun sequence:
tgtatatattttagtagttagtttttattaaagtgttaatttgtgtaaatttcatcctattggtaagtcttcttcttcttcttcttcactttTATATGATATGATGGACCCCCCGGATGATCCAGGGGGGACAGATGACGAAGGTAGCACTatggatacagatggttctgtgtctcagacatctagtggccgtaaacgagtgtcagctcgacccagaatatgcagacactgtaataaaagacgacgaaaacaccgtggtgataagaaagatattaaggaaagtgattgcaaatgtgtagacattagtgacaaacaaattctttccaaagtcgattcctgcaattattcttctatagtagtagagacaatacaaaaaaataacacagacactccacaacagccacagccccctgttgcaaggctgttatataactcattagatgctgctccttttgttgtacacattcagaaacagtattcatctcccgatgataatgttactttacatccagttacatttggtcgttttctcaaaagaaattctattaaaaatattgtgaatggaagtttaaaaaggataggccggaataggttatctatttctttttctaagtaccaagatgcaaatgactttgttgaaaacaaaaatttagaaaatgaaaaatataaggcttttattccatcattttctgtgagtagaataggaatagtcagaggagtaccagctgagtggtctgaagaggaaataaaagataatgtttctgttcctattggctgtggcccaatcataaaaattaggagaataaaacgaaagatgatgattgatggacaaaaccatcttaaatgtactgagtctgtggtatttacttttgatggacagtttttgcctaaacgagtatatatgtgctacacttctcttactgtagacttgtatatatatcctactattcaatgctacaattgttgtcggtttggtcatgtgaaatcttaatgcagatctaaaccaagatgttttagatgtggtcaaggacatagtggtgatagctgctctgttcaagatgattttatatcttgttgtttatgtaaaggttcccatattgcaactgataaaaaatgtttagaatatgaaagacaaagagctataaaggaatcaatggctaaaaactgtatttcctattcagaagcttcaaagatacatccatctgtctctcgaatttcatatgcagatacattactctcatcacctaacatcactcctaatacttttccaacccagtatcaacattcaacacctaaagctataaacaatacttcatataaaaaaactgtttttgttaaaccaaagcctccacctacacttagcaaaggatatgacaaatctgctcaccaagaaattttaagggattttaatattccccaaccctctaatggatgtgcattaattaacaaagaaaatgaaaatcctttgcaatcctcagtaattgatttaattatttctcttataaaatctcttagtcaatcgaatgaattttcaccgtccaacgctgccttattagtttctgcaattactcaaatttataaaccaaataatggacaaagttcttcaatggaattgtcaaagcatcactcctaaaaaaagtgatcttatttatttattaaataaatataaaccttatatctgtgctcttcaagagacatggttgaaaccaggatctttatttaagattcgtggttattcatgtctcagagaagatcgtgtggatgggcatggTAGTAGAcatgcttgtgaaacaccctctttccttttctctcttctctattccttctcacagtaatgatttttctattattgctgctttagttgaaaatatctgttatgtatctatttatatacctcatccttcttctgcaatcttaaatgaaattaaagatattatttccattcttccgaagccttttatgatccttggtgattttaactgtcgccatgaatccttaataattggttaccctgtaataaatataaataatgataactgttttggtttaaacagtatattttctctcactgaactaaaaggtgtattgtctcatgttaaggattctgctcctggGCTGGATggtattccgtattcctttatctctcatttagatgatgatgctttattttattatttatctcttataaattccatagtgacatctggtaacatcccctccacgtggaaacgtcaagaaataattcccttactgaaacctaataggtgttcttcagaccattctgcctatcgcccaatcgcactttcttctgttttgatgaaaattacagaacatcttataaaaaatcgtttagaatggtttcttgagcataacggtctattatgtgaatcccaattcggcttcagacgtgggaaaagtactattgatagcttaagtatattcatttctgaaattcaattatcattttcaaataataaatcagtaatagctgcgttcttagatataaattgtgcctatgataatgtcgtaataagtattttaaagagtaagcttttacaacttaatatacctctgctattaacaaattttatcataaacatgctttccgaaagatacataaCCCTGAAAGTAGATGACAGGAAGCcaattactcgacttgtttcaaagggcctcccccagggatcagtacttagcccaatattgtataatatttatacacacgatttaaaatcatcacttattagtgtaaatgttcttcagtatgctgatgatctattaatttactgtcgtgatatttctattgaaaaagctagttcttctataacacaaccgctgataaatttaaaaacttggttggacttaaatggccttgatctatcacctaaaaatgtacaatagttttattcacgagatcaagaactcctcctcctatttctatattttatgagggttatcagattccagttaaagataatgttaagtttttgggaattgtcttagattcgaaactaactggtatcccacattgtgattacctaaatgctaaatgtgagcgtactcttaatattttaagatgtctgtcaggtgtttggtggggtgcgcaccctttttgcatgaaattgttatataatgctcttataagaagtatattagattatggtacattcttgctggagcctggtagtgtaAAAAACAGatctcatacagtccaaagctttacgagtagtttctggtgctatgcggtcaagtcctatcaatgctcttcaagtagaatgtggtgatcctccactacatctacgtcgtcaatatttagcagacaaatttatattccgatcttttcagtttcttaaccactctctttataacaaacttcagaaactttctcattatatagaatcatctgcatattgtcaaataaaaacccaccttgtctaatcaatagttttaagaaatttatcaacataaaagctcctattcatcgatccattaactatcctcttttcagtactagctttgaagcattaatgttgcttccagaaattaattttaactcagatttaaataagcacgatattagtaaaaatttttcgtttaatcttcttaaaaatactgtttgggttgattaccatcatatttacacagacgcgtctaaacattcctcctcggatcccgttggtgtaggtttctatcacgctcaatttaaaatatcacagaaaattaaacttcctccggaaacatcggtgtttactggggaatgttatggtatttttaaggctattgaatatattattctatttaaacttccaaaaacaataattttctctgattcaaaaagtgccttacagtctctcaataggttcccatttaaatcaaaaaacatttcttctgttgtcatagaaataagaaatctattaaataaatgcaatcacttttgtctttctgtgttgtttgtatggatccccagccatagcgacattcctggtaatataaaagcagaccaactagctaatgaagccgtggtcgatggcgacattttcccttataaagttttttgccaggatctaggtgctcttcctatagttcaccttcaggattgttggaatagactttggactgaaactggtcaatcaaaaggcaggaaatattttaaccttcagccacttatttcatttaaaccatggtttttccgtgccaaatgcaataagttagtatgttcttctatcataagaatgcgtttgggtcatgtttgcactcctgttcatcttaatagattaggcattgtatctactgacatgtgtgaatgtgaatccgataaatgtgatctagatcacattttcttttcatgttctctatacgaccgctcctcattcctgaatgatctaatatctcttaatgttccttttcctacctgtatatcctgtctaattatgtatccatgtaaattttataaaatattgtcatctttcattcttcagaatcatattaaagtttaaatatttgtaatgttgtgtaagtagcaagtatatatatgtatatttatgaaatttttaatatccgtttcaatcctctttctacttatctgatcctttcccgtgttccgtatccttttttaacttagtttcccaatcttttaatttacgttattggcaaaaagtaaacgctattgccaaaagaaaaaaaaaaaaaaagtcactgATGACTGAATAACTAGgattttatttgagtattaaaatatttacggctgccaatatatttcaatattatacatgaataacaacaaataaaacatttgtttgCTGAACAATGTTACACAAAGTTTACACTAATTTTGTAAATCCTGCAAACTGTTCCAATTCAATAGGTGGACTTCATATAAGTGGTACGGAAGCAAAACATTTTTATCTGGAAGAAGTGAAAGAAGTTCGATTTGGAGATTCTATTGATAACAAGGTTGACCATAACATTGTTAACtctaaatgtaacaaaaaagtTACTAACAATGAACTCTTGTCTGATAAGAATTTATTTTACCtcgtacaaaataataaaattgaaaatataaagtttatacTGAACAGatatccaaataaaataaacattgttGATGAATTTGGTTGGAGTTTACTTATGATAGCCTGCCAATCAAATTCAATTGAGACAGTGAAAGAGCTTTTAAAGCGTGGAATTGATACTTCAATTAGAGATAAAGCTGGAAACTCTGCAAATAGTTTAgtaattagaaataaaaattttcaactGGCAGATATACTACTAAGTTATAAGTCAACACCAAATATTGAAGTATGCAATGAACATTCCACCCCAAAAAAGAGAAAACCAATAGAGTATAAATGTGAAATATGTGAGAATCAAGTTTTTCCCGATAAACAGAAACATCTCTCATCTACAGTTCATAACCTAAATGCAAGCAAAGGGAAAAAGACTGCACCCCATTATGTGATACCAGAATCTAATAAAGGGTACCAAATAATGTTAAAGGTTGGTTGGGACAAAGAGGTAGGCCTGGGTCCTGCTGGTTTAGGTAAAAGGTACCCAATAAGAACTGTTATGAAATCTGACAGAAAAGGGTTAGGATTAAAAACTAAGGTAGAAAATACTACAAGAGAAACATCTAAATATATCAACAAGAAATTACTTGCAAAAGAACACCACAACAACAAACAAATGGAAATCAATTTTAGAAGgcagttttattaaattttaactatcagacaatatttatttatatagaaagaTGAGAGtaaagattcaataagaattttgaAAGTGATTAACACAGATATATCAGAATAAGGTTCAGTATAAGTGTGTTTAaacctaaattttaaaaaactgaaGCAATAATTTCCCATAACAATTACTTGCACAGCCACAacgaaaaatgttttataatatccaatttttttttaaatcatagtttaacagccattcccaatattcagtctatctcttactcgAGATCGTAACTTATCATTGActcttctgtcccaataaacttattgacagtaactcaccttatccctACACACTGTatgtcaatgggacgatgtatagcttaccagcaatagaagtttgtatcgaaattgcaattcacgtgtcccaatataaggcgataagaatgacttatcaggtatattgggacagctaattactgacagaagaatgtagtaatttatctctaactgtagatagtatattgggaatggtcGTAAGCATACCAGATGTGAGGTGGCATCTTGTTCATAACATTGACAATGTGAATGTGATACAATTAACTTGCTCTGTGTGTTACCCACTCTGGCCATGTGAGATGTTAATGCCAGGAGTTGAGTGTGCTTAACTGATATTATAGCAGTGTTCCTTGACTGAAATTTCTGTCTAGCTTCACCTGTtgagtacatacataaataaaaccaacaaaACTAGGAATCTATTAGCAGCAAAACTGGCTACCCAAAGTGTGGGACCTCTAGATGTCTTGCTTATTTAATTCTCCTGTATTGTAAATTCCTTCACTTAAATCATGTAATAATTAacctcttttttatatttaaatcaaatcaataccatttttttcgaaGATATTAATAACACATCAAAAGTTATACTTGTTAATATTTACCAACACTTCGGATAAGGTTAAgctttaagaaaatttattgaataaggcgttactttgcggaaatccataactatacaaattatttaagttttctttagtgttaattccgccaatatttgtctttaaaacaattcgacacgtgtttcgcctctacacgaggcatcctcaggacgtgttgtctcgccaaagtctcgtgccagattttggcgagacaacacgtcctgaggaagtctcgtgccagattttggcgagacaacacgtcctgaggatgcctcgtgtagaggcgaaacacgtgtcgaattgttttaaagacaaatattggcggaattaacactaaagaaaacttaaataatttgtaaggtTAAGCTTTATTCAGAATAAGTAGCaacaaactcattgccacttgtTAAAAACATGTACAGGTTAATTTGCTTtacagtttatttaaattataatatgtaaagtggtGCAATAAAATACTCCTATCATCTAATACTAAATaggttaaaaaaatgtatgtgaTTCAAGAACATGTTTTTTCCATTTATGTAAATTACTCCTAATATAAACAAAGGATTCC
This window contains:
- the LOC126973899 gene encoding G patch domain and ankyrin repeat-containing protein 1 homolog encodes the protein MLHKVYTNFVNPANCSNSIGGLHISGTEAKHFYLEEVKEVRFGDSIDNKVDHNIVNSKCNKKVTNNELLSDKNLFYLVQNNKIENIKFILNRYPNKINIVDEFGWSLLMIACQSNSIETVKELLKRGIDTSIRDKAGNSANSLVIRNKNFQLADILLSYKSTPNIEVCNEHSTPKKRKPIEYKCEICENQVFPDKQKHLSSTVHNLNASKGKKTAPHYVIPESNKGYQIMLKVGWDKEVGLGPAGLGKRYPIRTVMKSDRKGLGLKTKVENTTRETSKYINKKLLAKEHHNNKQMEINFRRQFY